One stretch of Micromonospora echinospora DNA includes these proteins:
- a CDS encoding alpha/beta hydrolase, protein MRVVRSWEWARPERPARREVLAAVPEREEAKPPLLFVPGFGHGAWAFAEHWLGHAAGRGFPAYALSLRGHGGSEPAPEATLRSYTHDVTQVAASLPRQAVLVGHGAGARVVAHALARYPARAAVLVAPVLGGWATFGTALRRNPAGTVPAVFGAGLRLNRRQLFSRELPDADARRHLARLGRAGRRAQWQLLTGRGPEPAVGRPPVLVLGSPDDRVVPASALVRAAQRYASAPLLFPGMGHDLMLDARWREPIDAILDWLDKDPESTAG, encoded by the coding sequence ATGCGGGTGGTCCGGTCCTGGGAGTGGGCCCGGCCGGAGCGGCCCGCCCGCCGCGAGGTCCTCGCCGCGGTGCCGGAGCGGGAGGAGGCGAAGCCGCCGCTGCTGTTCGTGCCCGGGTTCGGCCACGGCGCGTGGGCGTTCGCCGAGCACTGGCTGGGGCACGCCGCCGGTCGCGGCTTCCCGGCGTACGCGCTGAGCCTGCGCGGGCACGGCGGCAGCGAGCCGGCGCCGGAGGCGACGCTGCGCTCGTACACCCATGACGTGACGCAGGTGGCGGCGAGCCTGCCGCGGCAGGCGGTGCTGGTGGGGCACGGCGCCGGCGCCCGGGTCGTGGCGCACGCGCTGGCCCGCTATCCGGCGCGGGCGGCGGTGCTGGTGGCGCCGGTGCTCGGCGGCTGGGCGACGTTCGGCACGGCGTTGCGGCGCAATCCGGCCGGGACCGTGCCGGCGGTCTTCGGCGCCGGGCTGCGGCTCAACCGGCGGCAGCTGTTCAGCCGGGAGCTGCCCGACGCCGACGCCCGGCGGCACCTGGCCCGGCTGGGCCGGGCCGGTCGGCGGGCGCAGTGGCAGCTGCTGACCGGCCGGGGTCCGGAGCCGGCGGTGGGCCGGCCGCCGGTGCTGGTGCTCGGCAGCCCGGACGACCGGGTGGTGCCGGCGTCCGCGCTGGTCCGGGCCGCCCAGCGGTACGCCTCCGCGCCGCTGCTCTTCCCCGGCATGGGGCACGACCTGATGCTCGACGCCCGCTGGCGGGAGCCGATCGACGCGATCCTGGACTGGCTGGACAAGGACCCGGAGTCCACGGCGGGGTGA
- a CDS encoding flavin-containing monooxygenase: MSSSTELGHPDPDQTAVPSRAERPVSDRGDTVCVIGAGASGLTAVKNLREAGFGVDCYERETGVGGAWNWRHDRSPVYASTHLISSRPFTQFPDFPMPDDWPDYPHHSQLLSYFERYADHFDLRQHVWFGTEVVRVEPVEGDRWDVTTRSTGGYGPERTSRYAAVVLANGHNWSPKLPRYEGLEQFRGEVMHASSYKDPAQLRGKRVLVVGAGNTGCDIAVEAAQQASHCWHSTRRGYWYAPKYVLGRPADQVNDTLLALRVPLRVRQWLYHWTLRLTVGDLTRFGMPKPDHRVYETHPIANSQLVYYVGHGEVTPVPDVARFDDRAVELTDGRRIDPELVVFATGYLPRFEFLKGQVLGDEDDSGRPRLWLNAFTAGHPTLAVVGLVQPDSGIFPISHWQSVLFARLLTLRATRPERAAAFDRKVRAGLGERYSAKVKDSTRHWFEVGHADYLRALQRALHELEGTR, from the coding sequence GTGTCCTCCTCCACCGAGCTCGGCCACCCCGATCCGGACCAGACGGCCGTACCGAGCCGTGCCGAACGCCCGGTCTCCGACCGGGGTGACACGGTCTGCGTCATCGGCGCCGGCGCCAGCGGCCTGACCGCCGTCAAGAACCTCCGCGAGGCCGGCTTCGGCGTGGACTGCTACGAGCGGGAGACAGGCGTCGGCGGCGCCTGGAACTGGCGGCACGACCGCAGTCCGGTGTACGCCAGCACGCACCTGATCTCGTCCCGGCCGTTCACCCAGTTCCCCGACTTCCCGATGCCTGACGACTGGCCGGACTACCCGCACCACAGCCAGCTCCTGTCCTACTTCGAGCGGTACGCCGACCACTTCGACCTGCGCCAGCACGTCTGGTTCGGCACCGAGGTGGTACGGGTCGAGCCGGTCGAGGGGGACCGGTGGGACGTCACCACGCGCAGCACCGGCGGCTACGGTCCCGAGCGCACCTCCCGGTACGCCGCGGTGGTGCTCGCCAACGGGCACAACTGGTCGCCGAAGCTGCCCCGCTACGAAGGGCTGGAGCAGTTCCGCGGCGAGGTCATGCACGCCTCGTCCTACAAGGACCCGGCGCAGTTGCGCGGCAAGCGGGTGCTGGTGGTGGGTGCGGGCAACACCGGCTGCGACATCGCTGTCGAGGCGGCCCAGCAGGCGTCGCACTGCTGGCACTCCACCCGGCGCGGCTACTGGTACGCCCCGAAGTACGTCCTCGGCCGCCCCGCCGACCAGGTGAACGACACGCTGCTGGCGCTGCGGGTGCCGCTGCGGGTACGGCAGTGGCTCTACCACTGGACGCTGCGGCTGACCGTCGGCGACCTGACCCGGTTCGGCATGCCCAAGCCGGACCACCGCGTCTACGAGACGCACCCGATCGCCAACAGCCAGCTCGTCTACTACGTCGGGCACGGCGAGGTCACGCCGGTGCCGGACGTGGCCCGGTTCGACGACCGCGCGGTGGAGCTGACCGACGGCCGGCGCATCGACCCCGAGCTCGTCGTCTTCGCCACCGGATACCTGCCGCGCTTCGAGTTCCTCAAGGGACAGGTGCTCGGCGACGAGGACGACTCCGGGCGGCCCCGGCTGTGGCTCAACGCGTTCACCGCCGGGCATCCCACGCTCGCCGTGGTCGGCCTGGTGCAGCCGGACTCCGGCATCTTCCCCATCTCGCACTGGCAGAGCGTGCTGTTCGCCCGGCTGCTCACGCTGCGCGCCACCCGGCCGGAGCGGGCCGCCGCGTTCGACCGCAAGGTCCGCGCGGGCCTCGGCGAGCGGTACTCGGCCAAGGTCAAGGACAGCACCCGGCACTGGTTCGAGGTCGGGCACGCCGACTACCTGCGCGCGCTCCAGCGGGCGCTGCACGAGCTGGAGGGCACACGGTGA
- a CDS encoding endonuclease/exonuclease/phosphatase family protein, protein MTDSGVPLRVVSYNVHGQRDDTAALAEVVRGADPDVVIVQEGPRRFRWRQKCAALAESFGMVVAAGGLPSLGNVLLTSLRVRVTDTSCQRYPLTPGRHMRGAAYARCRVGGVDLLLAGSHLSTDPAERPAQAAAFKRELAASTLPVVAGADLNEGPDGPAWQTVAEGLTDAALAADRADRHTFSCADPRRRIDALFVDPRITVVDYDVVDTPLTRRASDHFPVLVDLLLPTA, encoded by the coding sequence ATGACGGACTCGGGTGTGCCGCTGCGGGTGGTGTCGTACAACGTCCACGGACAGCGGGACGACACCGCCGCGCTGGCCGAGGTGGTCCGGGGCGCGGACCCGGACGTGGTGATCGTCCAGGAGGGACCGCGCCGGTTCCGGTGGCGGCAGAAGTGCGCCGCGCTCGCCGAGTCGTTCGGCATGGTGGTGGCGGCCGGTGGCCTGCCGTCGCTGGGCAACGTGCTGCTGACCAGCCTGCGGGTGCGGGTCACCGACACCAGCTGCCAGCGGTATCCGCTGACGCCGGGTCGGCACATGCGCGGCGCCGCGTACGCGCGGTGCCGGGTCGGCGGTGTCGACCTGCTGCTGGCCGGCTCGCACCTGTCCACCGACCCGGCCGAGCGGCCGGCGCAGGCGGCGGCGTTCAAGCGGGAGCTGGCCGCGTCCACGCTGCCCGTGGTGGCCGGCGCGGACCTCAACGAGGGCCCGGACGGGCCGGCCTGGCAGACGGTCGCCGAAGGGCTCACCGACGCGGCGCTGGCCGCCGACCGGGCCGACCGGCACACGTTCTCCTGCGCCGACCCGCGCCGCCGCATCGACGCGCTCTTCGTCGACCCCCGGATCACCGTGGTCGACTACGACGTGGTGGACACGCCGCTGACCCGCCGCGCCAGCGACCACTTCCCGGTGCTGGTCGACCTGCTGCTGCCGACCGCCTGA
- a CDS encoding ROK family glucokinase yields MAAVTLTIGVDVGGTKVAGGVVDDAGAVLVQTRRDTPADDVAKTRDVIIEVVTELAAGHAVEAVGIGAAGWIDASRSTVLFAPNLAWRDEPLRTYVGDATGLPVIVENDGNVAAWAEFRYGAARDADDSMVMFTIGTGVGGGIVLGGDLVRGANGIAAELGHMLTVPDGHQCGCGRLGCIEQYASGSALVRFARAAARQEPHRAAALLELADGEAELITGPMVTAAAKGGDPVSTEAFAQVGRWLGTSLADMAQILDPQVLVVGGGVIDAGDLLLGPTRRSFAEALAQRSRLPVAEVRPAELGNTAGVIGAADLARRI; encoded by the coding sequence GTGGCAGCGGTGACGCTGACCATCGGAGTCGACGTCGGTGGCACGAAGGTGGCCGGCGGTGTCGTGGACGACGCCGGCGCGGTACTCGTGCAGACGCGACGGGACACCCCCGCCGACGACGTGGCCAAGACCCGCGACGTCATCATCGAGGTCGTCACCGAGCTGGCCGCCGGTCACGCCGTCGAGGCGGTCGGCATCGGCGCCGCCGGCTGGATCGACGCCTCCCGCTCCACCGTGCTGTTCGCCCCGAACCTGGCCTGGCGGGACGAGCCGCTGCGCACGTACGTCGGGGACGCCACCGGCCTGCCGGTGATCGTGGAGAACGACGGGAACGTGGCCGCCTGGGCGGAGTTCCGCTACGGCGCGGCCCGCGACGCCGACGACTCGATGGTCATGTTCACCATCGGCACCGGCGTCGGCGGCGGCATCGTGCTCGGCGGCGACCTGGTCCGCGGCGCCAACGGCATCGCCGCCGAGCTGGGGCACATGCTCACCGTGCCGGACGGCCACCAGTGCGGCTGCGGCCGGCTGGGCTGCATCGAGCAGTACGCCAGCGGCAGCGCCCTGGTCCGCTTCGCCCGCGCCGCCGCCCGGCAGGAGCCGCACCGGGCCGCAGCGCTGCTGGAGCTGGCCGACGGCGAGGCCGAGTTGATCACCGGCCCGATGGTGACCGCCGCGGCCAAGGGCGGCGACCCGGTCTCCACCGAGGCGTTCGCCCAGGTCGGCCGCTGGCTCGGCACCAGCCTCGCCGACATGGCGCAGATCCTCGACCCGCAGGTGCTCGTGGTGGGCGGCGGCGTGATCGACGCCGGTGACCTGCTGCTCGGCCCGACCCGCCGGTCGTTCGCCGAGGCGCTGGCCCAGCGCAGCCGCCTGCCCGTCGCCGAGGTACGCCCGGCCGAGCTCGGCAACACCGCCGGCGTGATCGGCGCCGCCGACCTGGCCCGGCGGATCTGA
- a CDS encoding SRPBCC family protein: protein MADSSTQSIIIGASPDRVAAVICDFPSYPEWTEAVREAEVIEEYEDGYASQVRFTLDAGVLADEYVLAYEYAEDISRIEWHLVAPSKMQRSQRGSYDLVGNPDGTTTVTYTLEVELSVAMLGMFRRKAEKMIMDTALKQLKRRVEAPGAAQETRPSSR, encoded by the coding sequence ATGGCGGACTCCTCCACCCAGTCGATCATCATCGGCGCGTCACCGGATCGGGTGGCGGCCGTCATCTGCGACTTCCCCAGTTACCCCGAGTGGACCGAGGCGGTCCGCGAGGCCGAGGTGATCGAGGAGTACGAGGACGGCTACGCCAGTCAGGTCCGGTTCACGCTCGACGCGGGCGTGCTGGCCGACGAGTACGTGCTGGCCTACGAGTACGCCGAGGACATCTCCCGGATCGAGTGGCACCTGGTCGCCCCGTCGAAGATGCAGCGGTCCCAGCGCGGGTCGTACGACCTGGTGGGCAACCCGGACGGGACGACCACGGTGACCTACACCCTGGAGGTGGAGCTGTCCGTGGCGATGCTCGGCATGTTCCGCCGCAAGGCCGAGAAAATGATCATGGATACGGCGTTGAAGCAGCTCAAGCGCCGGGTAGAAGCACCCGGTGCGGCGCAGGAGACCCGACCGTCGTCCCGGTAG